In Nitrospiria bacterium, the sequence GAGGTTCCATTCTGGGAGATCAAAGATCCTCTGTTCTCCTGGATTGTTTTATTCTTATTAACGATCATAATCTTTTTTCCTCCCCGCCCTCTACTCTAATTTAACATGGGGGAGGTGTCTCATCATTATTGGCACAGAGGGGGTGGCATCTGTCAATGCAGCAAAAGAGCTTATATTACCGGAGAAGATCTCAACACTTTTGTATGTGATTGAAAGACAGAATAAAATCACCGAGATACTCGTTAAATTTTGTGAGGAAACGGTAGTTAATGATCTTCAGATCATCACATCGATCAAGGGGATTAGTGATCAAACAGGGGCTACCTTTCTTGCAGAAATAGGCAATATCACAAATTTCCCTACTGCTAAAGGTGTGATCGCCTATGCGGGAATAGACCCCACCGTTCATCAATCAGGAAAGTTTGAAGGAAAGAGCAAGATATCTAAAAGGGGAAACCGCCATCTCAGAAGGGTTATCTTCCTAATGGCCAAACATGTTAGCCGGGAGGATACCTTATTTAAAACGTATTATGAAAAGAGAAAAAAGGAGGGCTTGTCTTTCAAAGAAGCAATACTAGCTACTGCTCATAAACTGATCCGGGTTATCTTTGCAATGTTGAAGAATAGATCTTATTTCTCTACCCAAACAAATTAAATCAATAGTAGTTGACTACTAATGCTTTAGGAACAAAAACCTTTCTACTAAGGATTACGGAGAGAAAGAGATAATGATGTCGCAAATTAACTGTAAGAGGTACAATTATGGGCTGGGGCTGGTTTTTATGTTATTCTCTCTTTGATTTATGGAATTCATATGTGAACTTTACGAAGGCAAGCATTGTTGTAGAATTGTAATTATTCTTTCCTCTTATAAATTGTTCCCTCGCTTCCAGAATAAATCGCCTCAAATGGTAATCCTCCAATAATGTCCTTTTCAGAAGCCATAAACGGACGGCTAAGGCTCACACCGCTAACACTCAAAGGATTAAAATAAACTAAAAATGTATTGTTATTATTTCTTAATTTCTCCCTGAACCTTGCCAGGTTAACTTCATAATTTTCCCCCTTTAACCCGCTTTGCGGATCAATTCTAAAGGGTATTATCCAAGTTCGCTTGGTTGTCAGAAAGTTTACAAGGTCTGGTGCATTAGTAAAAATCTCGCTATTGGCAGGAAGAAGCTTAACATGCTGGATGAATTGGGAATTGGCCCAGAATTTACTTGTATAACCAAGACCATTGTTATGGGTATGAATAACCCAATTTACAGATTTTCTTAAGTGGTGTGCTGCCAATGGCATGCTAGCAACAATAATAAATATGATAGCAGGTCCTGACATAGTGCAATTTTTAGCTAAATTATACGCAATGCATGCAATTGTAATTACGGAGAACACATGTACTATCGACAGAATTCGCTTTTCAGGTTGTACCCATAAATTAAATAGCGAAATTATACTAATCAAAAAAATAAAATATATGACGACAAAGATTATACCTAGGAAAGGAACAACTCCGATTGCATCTTGGAAAGAATATCCTTTGCCCATATTTTTTCTTTTTATTTGAAGAATATTCAAGGTAGGCAGAACCACAAGCATAACGAGAAGACTAGCGCCGATTAGACTATTAGGGTTGGTTGATGGAAATATCCAAAACGAGAATGTATGAAGAGCCGTCTTAATATGTTGAAGAGTAATAGGATGAAACCCAAATGGGTGTGAAGTTGGTGTTCCCTCAATAAACATATTTCTAGAAAGCCAAAGGATTAATGGAACTGAACTGATAAACCCAAATATCAAGGAATCAAACATTCTTTCCTTTAATGGTTTTCTAGACAGAAAGATAATCCCTGCAACTCCTGTTGCTATCAATGTTACCCCTGGATATCTAGAAAGACATGCTAGTGCGATTGCTGAAGCGGATGCCATTAAGAGTACTCTTGATTGATTTTCAATATGCTTAGCTAATAAGTAGATTCCAAGGATACCCCAAAATATAAAGCTGGGTTCGGTCCAAGCCATCGAATGAATATGTAGCAGGTCAACAGATATCAGTATAATAAATGTGGCGAGAATTGATGGATACCAAGAACTGCGGACATGTTGTTGAATTATAAGGCCAGCCAAAACTATATTGGCACCAAAAAAGAAAGCATTAATCCACCTTGCTCCTACCGCTAGATCAATATCAAAAAAGCCGATAATTGCTATTAAGGTCTGAAATAGCGGCGGATGCACACTTATTGGTATTACTTTTCCCGTATTAGAAATTTGACTAATTCCAAATCCATCAAGTAAATTCCGTGCCTCTTCAATATATCCTGTAGAATCGGGAGATATTCCAACTCCTATATGCGTAGCGAATAACACACTTATAAACCCAACTAATGCAATTAAGAAAATAGTTCCATTTATTAAATAGGGATTCTTAAGCATTTCTTATGGACCAAAACGCAACCATTTAAAATGTTCTTTTCGAAATTAAAAGATTTTTACCCCAAACGAAATGAACATGGATTTGAAGGATGTTTTTTCTTGGATTTTCTTGATATAGCCATTTTTTTTAAGTTTATTGTTTTTTTTCGAATTTGTATAGAAGAGATTTATCCAATCGGAGATGGACTATCGATTTACATTTGAAATCTTGTATGGAGGGGAGCATATCAAAAATCAACATTACAGGAAGCAGTTAACACCATCCAAACCTTTTTCCCTGAATGGGTCATTTAGGTTTAATCCGCATTTTAAAATAGACTTCAAACACAATCTCCCCATAAAATTATGAAGGAAAATAAAAGCGGTTTTTTTATTTAACTATAAAATAGATTACCTGGTAGCAAGCTTAGAAGTATTCAATTGGTCACCTCCGTGGGGGGGAGGGGATAGTCCAGGTTTTGTTTCTGGATTCCCGCCTCTGTGGGAATGACCAAATTTACCCCTCAATTCTACGGTGTGTAATTTTTGGAAAATTAATGGATCAAGATTCTAAAGATAATATTTCCCTTGTTATTAACTACCACCAATCCACAAAACATTACTTTGACCGGTACGCCCGTAGCCCGGGAGGGTTGGATTGGGCCAATCAACCGGACCCTTTTCGGCGTTATGAAGGGGCGGAACTGATCCCATTAGACCACCTTCCACCAGGGGTAAAACCTTTATATGAACCTGTCTTTGTTGAAGGAAACATTCCCCCTGAACCTTTAAAGCGAAAAACAATTTCACAACTTTTCTATGACAGCTTGGCTTTATCGGCTTGGAAACAAGCAGGAGGGGTAAAATGGGCTCTCCGGGTAAACCCTTCCAGTGGAAATCTCCACCCGACCGAAGGGTATCTCATCTGCGGGTCGATTCCCGAGGTTTGTGACCAACCCATGGTCTGTCACTATGCACCGAAAGAACATGCACTGGAAAAGCGCACAGAATTTTCTAATGACCTATGGGAAGAACTTTCTGGATCTTTTCCCAATGGTTCCGTTTTGATCGGTTTAACCTCTATTTTTTGGCGGGAGGCGTGGAAATATGGGGAAAGAGCCTTTCGATACTGTCAGCATGACCTCGGCCATGCCATTGCCACCGTGAGTTTAGCCGCCGCAGGATTAGGTTGGAAAGCCATTCTATTAGACCACCTTTCAACCATTGAATTGGAAACTTTATTGGGCATTTCCGCTCCAAAAGGAACAGAACCTGAACACACAGAATGCCTTCTTGTCATCTACCCTCAAGGTAAAAAAAACCCAACTTTTACTATTTCTGAGGAGACTTTGGTTAAATTTAAAACCCTCACCTGGGCTGGAAAACCCAATTGCCTTAGCCCTAGTCATGTGGATTGGCCCATTATTGATCAAACAGCCGACGCAAGTATAAAACCGCAAACCCCACAGGTGTCTCCTCCAATCCCCGAAAGAAAAATATTAGAGGCCGGAACAACCCCGATTTCTTTCCGGAAAATCCTCCATCAACGTCGAAGTTGTCTGTCTTTAAATGGACAGACCGGTATGGTGGATGAGGGATTATATCAAATTTTCAGGAAAACATTGGTGGGCCCTGCCCAATTTCCCTTTAACACCCTTCCCTGGGACCCCAAAATCCACCTGGCAATTTTTATTCACAGAGTAGAGAATTTGAATCCAGGGCTCTACTTCCTGGTTCGGAACCCATCCCAACTGGAAGAAATTAAAAACGCAATGAATAAAGAATTCTTATGGGAAAAACCCGCCTCTTGCCCAGGGGATTTGGATTTTTTCAGGCTTTTGGTGGGAGATGCAAAACGCGTCTCCGAGCAGATCTCCTGTCACCAGGGAATAGCTGCGGATGGTTGCTTTAGCCTGGGAATGATTGCGGAGTTTGATGTACCGTTAAACACATACGGGGCTTGGTTCTATCCCCGCCTTTTTTGGGAAGCGGGTCTGGTTGGACAGATGCTTTATTTAGAGGCCGAAGCGTTTTGTTTAAGGGGAACAGGAATTGGTTGTTTTTTTGACGATCCAATGCATGAACTACTGGGGTTAAGCGATTTAAAATATCAAAGCATATATCACTTTACATTGGGAGGAAATGTAAATGATCCCCGGCTCACCACTTTACCCCCATACTCTGAAATTAAACAACCTAGTCCTTAGGGCCCCAAAAGCCTTGAATAATTCAAGAACGTCATTCCCGCGAAAGCGGGGATCCAGAAACTTTAGAATACTGAATTCCGGCCCTTTTCCGCGGGAGCAGAAACGTCCGGAATGAAATCGTAGTTAAGTTAATTTTGAAACACTGCATTAAAGCAAACAAAGATCGGGCTCACCAAACCTCTGCTCTAAAGCTTAAAGGGCTTTCCCCTGCCTGTTTTAATCCCTGCTCTATATGGTCTCGAGCTATCTTCCCTCCACAAAATCGAAGATGATAGTTTTTTAAATCAGGGATTATTCGCTTCATCGGCTCAATATCATATTGCTCATGGCCATCTATTCCCTGTTGGGCTTTAACCACTCTTCCCTTTGTAAATTTCCAATCCTCGGGCCATTTTCTTGTTAGGACCGGATGGTATCGAAAATTCTGTTTATAATCTTTCTCCAAACAAAGGAGTTCTTCATGAGCGATTAACTGCTCAAACCGCTTAGCGCTGGCAATCAGTGTAAGGTGGGCCCCTGTTTTTGAATTACTTTTTCCAAAATTCATTTCTTTCATGTAACGAAGATAGGAAAGAAATGGGGTAATTCCGGTTGAAAGGGCGATGGCTAGGTATTTCATGGTCTGCCATTCTCCATCCGCCTCTAACCGGAGGTTATGAGGATCACAATGCAAAGCATTCTCAAAGATTTCACATTCGAAGGTCTCAGGATTAAACCTGACCAACACATCAATTTTATTTCCGGAGGATTGATACGCCTGGGCTTCTGGAGTTTGCCACCAAATAGAGGTATCGGCTTTTTCTGCGTGGGTATGGTTAACCACCGTTTCCAGAACCCCAGGGTGGTTTGAAGGAAAATTGGACCGGGTATACATTCTTCTACGGAATTTTTGAGTGCGCGAACCAAAAGGCTTGGATAAAAAAGCGGTGCCTGGCCACATTTTGTCCTTTATCGGATATGGTTTCCCATCGATTTGGCAATCCTCTGGAAGGCTCAGCTCCACCACACGGATTTCTTCAGGATCAATGGTTTTGAGTTGTGTTATGGATGCGGGGACGAAAATGTCTTTGGGTGTCATTTTGATTGATGATCACATTAAATAAAAGAAATAAGAATAACGATGCGTCCGCCCTCTGTCAATCAATACAATTTTTTTCTCTCCTTGTATTGACTTCTATTTTCAATATTTCCTATGATCAGAACTTAAACTGAAGCGGTCTTTGTGGAAGAAAGGGAACAACTCATGAAAAAGAATGTGGGCTTATTGGATCGGTTTTTTCGGATTGGAATAGGCATTCTTTCGTTGTCAATTGTTTTTGTCGGTGGGGATTTTGCACTGATATTGATTTTTGGAATTGTTGCGTTATTTGCTATTGTCACCAGTGTCATTGGATATTGCCCGGTCAATGCCAAGTTTGGTTTAGACACAAGAAAAAAGCAGGGAAATAAATGAACTTCCCTGCTTTTTTTATAATAATTTTTTCCCGCCGCGAGTGTTCCAAAAAAAAACTAAAAAATGAAGTTAGGCGGCTCTTCTGGATCGAACCCGATAATCCACGTTATCTTTTACCCATTTCCACAACCGGTTCTGCTCTGAAATACCCAATTCAGGCTGGATTTGTTGCTGCCACCCTTTCATAACCTCCGCATTCACTACCATAAACCGTACCCGCTTCCGGGGAACATATTTTCTCCACTGATCCCCTACTTTGGGGCTGGCATAGGCCAAACGAACCGTCAGACTCCGGGAAAGGTATTCCATGGGACTGAGGTCGATGTTTTCATAAAGGGTCTTGGAGCCTGCACGGGTCCCATTAGACGCCACATCAGGGATTCCGTCACTGACCACCATCACATTGATGGGACCGAGGATCAGGTTTCGGTCTTTAGAAATTCGGGCCACCTCTTCAAAGAAAGCATTGAAATCCGTCAGGGTATCCCTGGGGGAAAACCAAGTCCGAAGATCTTCTTCAATCTCCTCAATGCTTTTTCCATCAAAATCATGGATGGGATGAAAGGCCTTAGGTTCTCCCATGGAACGGCCACCAATGGACCCCACATACAGCGCTCTGGGTTTGCTCAAACCCTCCAATTCATTGAGATGCCCGTAAATATAATAGGCAAGAAACGCCAGGGCATTCTCATAAGAGTCGGAACTCTGGAAAGAGCCGCTGGCATCCACGCCAATAAACAGGCTTAACCGCGGTTTAGATTCCTTAGGTTGGAACGTACATGCGGTAAGGGAAACTAAAAAAAATAACGTCACAACCAAAAACACTTTGTCGAAAATCGTTTCCTTTTTCATGAGCTCACCTTTTTGGGCTGCAAATGAATGGTTGTCAAAACCTCCCGGGTTTCCATAATTTCTTTAAGGCCCTTAAATGGCAGGCTAAAAACAGGCCTAGCTACAAGAAGGATCATAATAAAATTGAACCCAGCAGCGATCACATGGAGGGCCGGAAGAGCCACGAATTCCAGGAATTCTTCACTCTTCTCATGTAGCCAGCCAATTTCGCGCTTAAAATCCCCTAAAGGGGCTTTCCACCACACAGGTTGCTCCACTGGCTTTTGCACCATTTCAGGAACCTCCGAATGAGCCATGGGTCTCCTTGAGATAAAGGCTAATAACGGAGGGGTCCCATATTGGCCAAAAAGAAACCAGGTCATTCCGCGAATACCCACCCACCCGAAGGTTGCCACGGACAGGATAAAGACAATTCCGACTTGAAATCTCTCCCCTGTTTGCTGGGCAATCCAAGGAACAATGGCATCCACCAATTCCCGGTAAAGAAACATCACCTCAAAAAACATTACAAATAATTCCACCACAACCATCTGAATGATGAGTTTCACCTCCTTTTTCTTCACAGCTTCAAGGAAAACATTCAGACAGGCAAAACTTCCCATAACCAGCATAAAGAGGAAAATGAAAAGAATGGTTCCCATAAACCGGGAAGGTTCCATCCCGGTTAAATCTGCGAGAATCTCCCCGATGGTTGGAAAAAGGATATACGTAAAAATAACTGCCTCCAAAAAACACCAGAAAATTAACAAAGAAAACGCTATCCAGGGAACACCCGGCTGAAAATAGTCACGAGTCATCTTTCCGGTCATTCGGAAGGGAGCCACCAACATCTGTTTAATGGCTTCTGCAATCAACATCAGGCTCAGTCGTGTTAACATCAAAACCCAGCCAATGGCCACACCAAACAAACGAAAAAGACCTACCCAATAAAGCCAAACCATCCTTGCTGAATCCCACCACCCCACCAAAAGGGAGGAAAGAAACTTCACCCTTTGAGAACGGAATGGAAGTGTATAGAGGGAAAGATGGGTTGTCCAAATTCCAACCACGAAGAGAAAGACCGGGAAAACAAAGAAAACAAACTTTCCCGTGGCACTCCATCCCGAAGAGGAATAAAGAAAGAAATTCAAAAGGGTTTCCTGCATTTGTGGAATCCAGGCAATGGGGGTGATGAGAAACTCTATAAATCCCGCCCAAGATTCTGGAACCAATTCCATGATCCGGTCAAACATAAAACCTCCTTCTTCTGATTGGGGGCCAGCGGTCGCTTCTAAAACAGGAGAAAAATCCATGGGTAAAACCCCATTTTAGAGCGGCTTTATAAAACATGACTGGACTTTCACGCAACACCCATGCCAAACCTCATAGAAAGACCTTTATTCTTTAAGACATTGAAAAACTGGTGGTTCTGACCTCACCTTTTTTTGATCCAGCGGTTCTCAGATGCACCATTTTGAACGATCCAAGCAAAAAAAGAACAAGCCAACGGAGAAACT encodes:
- a CDS encoding SagB/ThcOx family dehydrogenase, with the protein product MDQDSKDNISLVINYHQSTKHYFDRYARSPGGLDWANQPDPFRRYEGAELIPLDHLPPGVKPLYEPVFVEGNIPPEPLKRKTISQLFYDSLALSAWKQAGGVKWALRVNPSSGNLHPTEGYLICGSIPEVCDQPMVCHYAPKEHALEKRTEFSNDLWEELSGSFPNGSVLIGLTSIFWREAWKYGERAFRYCQHDLGHAIATVSLAAAGLGWKAILLDHLSTIELETLLGISAPKGTEPEHTECLLVIYPQGKKNPTFTISEETLVKFKTLTWAGKPNCLSPSHVDWPIIDQTADASIKPQTPQVSPPIPERKILEAGTTPISFRKILHQRRSCLSLNGQTGMVDEGLYQIFRKTLVGPAQFPFNTLPWDPKIHLAIFIHRVENLNPGLYFLVRNPSQLEEIKNAMNKEFLWEKPASCPGDLDFFRLLVGDAKRVSEQISCHQGIAADGCFSLGMIAEFDVPLNTYGAWFYPRLFWEAGLVGQMLYLEAEAFCLRGTGIGCFFDDPMHELLGLSDLKYQSIYHFTLGGNVNDPRLTTLPPYSEIKQPSP
- a CDS encoding transposase produces the protein MASVNAAKELILPEKISTLLYVIERQNKITEILVKFCEETVVNDLQIITSIKGISDQTGATFLAEIGNITNFPTAKGVIAYAGIDPTVHQSGKFEGKSKISKRGNRHLRRVIFLMAKHVSREDTLFKTYYEKRKKEGLSFKEAILATAHKLIRVIFAMLKNRSYFSTQTN
- a CDS encoding DUF2892 domain-containing protein — protein: MKKNVGLLDRFFRIGIGILSLSIVFVGGDFALILIFGIVALFAIVTSVIGYCPVNAKFGLDTRKKQGNK